One window from the genome of Pandoraea fibrosis encodes:
- a CDS encoding Hsp70 family protein, producing the protein MSFCAIDFGTSNSAVAVQDGAAMRLVELESGYGTLPTAVFFNADEGGRASFGRQAVSDYIDGYDGRLMRSLKSLLGSSLIESTTDLGNGSAMRYIDIIATFLRHLRTHALKADGGDLRQVVMGRPVFFVDDDPRADAAAQRSLEQSARDVGFQDVHFQFEPIAAAFDYESRLTSEQQVLVVDIGGGTSDFSLVRVGPERARHLERKGDVLAHHGVHIAGTDFDRRIELATILRELGYKALGPDGKEVPNRIYFDLATWHLINTVYTPKRVGELALTAHLYADPAHHRRLMRTVEQRLGHALVGLAEDAKIEVSAGGETSIDLSVIERELAVAFSEAGLVEAVSDEIASITAGAVHTAALAGLRAEDVDALYFTGGSTGLRCLSDAMCAAFPKATPVYGDRLASVALGLGIHAKRVFS; encoded by the coding sequence ATGAGTTTTTGCGCTATCGATTTCGGCACTTCGAATTCTGCCGTCGCCGTGCAAGACGGCGCGGCCATGCGTCTGGTCGAACTGGAATCCGGCTACGGCACGCTGCCGACCGCCGTATTTTTCAATGCTGACGAAGGCGGCCGTGCCTCATTTGGCCGCCAAGCCGTCTCCGATTACATCGATGGCTACGACGGGCGCCTGATGCGCTCGCTCAAAAGTCTGCTCGGCTCCTCCCTGATCGAAAGCACCACCGACCTCGGCAACGGCTCGGCGATGCGCTACATCGACATCATCGCCACCTTCCTGCGACATCTGCGCACACACGCGCTCAAGGCCGATGGCGGCGATCTGCGTCAGGTGGTCATGGGCCGCCCGGTGTTTTTCGTCGACGACGATCCGCGCGCCGACGCCGCTGCGCAACGCTCGCTCGAACAAAGCGCGCGCGACGTGGGTTTTCAGGACGTCCACTTCCAGTTCGAACCGATCGCCGCCGCTTTCGATTACGAGTCGCGCCTCACCAGCGAGCAGCAGGTGCTGGTCGTCGACATCGGCGGCGGCACCTCGGACTTCTCGCTCGTGCGCGTCGGCCCCGAACGCGCCCGCCATCTGGAGCGCAAGGGCGACGTGCTCGCTCACCATGGCGTGCATATCGCCGGCACGGACTTCGACCGGCGCATCGAGCTGGCCACGATCCTGCGCGAACTCGGCTACAAGGCGCTCGGTCCGGACGGCAAGGAAGTGCCCAACCGGATCTATTTCGATCTCGCGACGTGGCATCTGATCAACACCGTCTATACGCCGAAGCGCGTCGGTGAACTGGCCCTCACCGCACATCTGTACGCCGATCCGGCGCATCATCGTCGCCTCATGCGCACCGTCGAGCAACGCCTCGGCCACGCACTCGTCGGTCTTGCGGAAGACGCCAAGATCGAAGTGTCGGCGGGCGGCGAGACAAGCATCGATCTGTCCGTCATCGAACGCGAGCTGGCCGTTGCGTTCTCGGAAGCAGGACTGGTCGAAGCGGTCAGCGATGAAATCGCCAGCATCACGGCAGGCGCCGTGCACACGGCGGCACTGGCAGGACTGCGCGCCGAAGACGTCGATGCGCTCTATTTTACCGGTGGCTCGACCGGACTGCGCTGCCTGTCCGACGCGATGTGTGCCGCCTTCCCGAAAGCCACGCCGGTCTATGGCGATCGCCTGGCCAGCGTGGCACTGGGTCTGGGCATTCACGCCAAACGCGTGTTTTCCTGA
- a CDS encoding GntT/GntP/DsdX family permease yields MELVNHVVPWAAHDTRLLLSCLVGLVAIIVFISALKLSPFLSILIGTFIAGLGAGLPLDAVASAFSKGAGGLLGDAGMIIALGAMLGALMADTGAADRIVTVLLTFAKGSALPWMMALVAMIIGLPLFFEVGLVMMVPIIFVMARRANTPILRVAIPALAGMTTLHALVPPHPGPLIAVSALHADLGMTMGLGLLIAIPAVILAGPLYGMWLAPRLHVEAPQQLGDLFTKRDDDVAPPPFAAALLVILLPVVLMLGRTLAKIALTPETPLFDALNFLGEPIIALALTVVVAIVVLGWSRGLPRARVGETLRRALPPIAGLLLTIGAGGGLKQALVTAGIATTIGKVAVGTHMPLILLAWLIAVALRQATGSATVATTTTAGIVAPLVMHLPPVQGSLIALAIGAGSVFFCHVNDAGFWMVREYFGLKLKETLWVWSVLQTIVSVVGLAMTLLLWQLLV; encoded by the coding sequence TTTGTCGATCCTGATCGGCACGTTCATCGCCGGTCTTGGTGCGGGCCTGCCGCTCGATGCGGTGGCCAGCGCGTTCAGCAAAGGGGCAGGCGGCCTGCTGGGCGACGCCGGCATGATCATCGCGCTGGGCGCCATGCTCGGGGCATTGATGGCCGACACAGGCGCGGCCGACCGGATCGTGACCGTTCTGCTCACGTTTGCCAAAGGTTCGGCGTTGCCGTGGATGATGGCGCTCGTCGCCATGATCATCGGCCTGCCGCTGTTTTTCGAAGTGGGACTGGTCATGATGGTCCCGATCATTTTCGTGATGGCGCGCCGGGCCAACACGCCGATTCTGCGCGTGGCGATACCCGCGCTTGCCGGCATGACCACGCTGCACGCCCTGGTGCCGCCGCACCCGGGGCCGCTGATCGCCGTGTCTGCGTTGCACGCGGATCTGGGCATGACGATGGGCCTTGGCCTGCTGATCGCCATTCCGGCGGTGATTCTGGCCGGGCCGTTGTACGGCATGTGGCTGGCCCCCCGTCTGCATGTCGAAGCACCGCAACAACTTGGCGACCTGTTCACCAAGCGCGACGACGATGTGGCGCCGCCCCCGTTCGCCGCTGCGTTGCTCGTGATTTTGCTCCCCGTCGTGCTGATGTTGGGCCGCACGCTGGCAAAGATCGCACTCACGCCTGAGACGCCGCTGTTCGACGCCCTTAACTTTCTGGGCGAGCCGATCATCGCGCTGGCGCTCACGGTCGTCGTCGCCATCGTCGTGCTGGGCTGGAGCCGTGGCCTGCCGCGTGCACGAGTGGGCGAGACGCTGCGTCGTGCCTTGCCGCCGATTGCCGGGCTGCTGCTCACCATCGGTGCAGGTGGCGGTCTGAAGCAGGCGCTGGTGACGGCGGGCATTGCCACGACCATCGGCAAGGTGGCCGTCGGCACGCATATGCCGCTCATCCTGCTGGCGTGGCTGATTGCGGTGGCGCTGCGTCAGGCGACAGGGTCGGCAACGGTCGCCACGACCACAACGGCGGGCATCGTCGCGCCGCTGGTGATGCACCTGCCGCCGGTGCAGGGATCGCTGATCGCGTTGGCGATTGGCGCAGGTTCGGTGTTCTTCTGCCACGTCAACGACGCAGGTTTCTGGATGGTGCGCGAGTACTTCGGACTCAAGCTCAAGGAGACGCTGTGGGTCTGGTCGGTCTTGCAGACCATCGTGTCCGTGGTGGGGTTGGCGATGACGCTGCTGCTTTGGCAGCTACTCGTCTGA